Proteins from a genomic interval of Polaribacter sp. Q13:
- a CDS encoding Zn-dependent alcohol dehydrogenase: MSIQSKSAIATGDGKFIIDTITIADPKGDEIIVKIKAAGLCHTDHDSLLWGKPIILGHEGAGIIAEIGADVTDFEVGDKVILNWATPCMKCFQCQEGNQHICENNSPVTAGGNGFTPGHAHLEGSKWNNQPIERSFNIGTLAEYALVKESACVKLKSEMPMPSASIISCGVMTGYGSAVNTAKVTAGSSAVILGTGGVGLNVIQGARISGAAKIIAIDINAERLEMAKQFGATHTILADKNDVGLMQASEEVKKLTEGRGADYAFECTAIPALGAAPLAMIRNAGTAVQVSGIEETISIDMNLFEWDKIYINPLYGKCRPQIDFPKLVNLYDKGDLLLDEMITRTYPLEDLQQAFDDMLAGKNAKGVIVFD; the protein is encoded by the coding sequence ATGAGCATACAATCTAAATCTGCAATTGCTACAGGAGATGGAAAATTCATTATTGATACCATAACAATAGCAGATCCAAAAGGAGATGAAATTATCGTAAAAATTAAAGCAGCCGGTTTGTGTCATACAGATCACGATTCTTTACTTTGGGGAAAACCAATTATTTTAGGTCATGAAGGTGCAGGAATTATAGCGGAAATTGGTGCAGATGTCACCGATTTTGAAGTTGGTGATAAAGTTATTTTAAATTGGGCAACTCCTTGTATGAAATGCTTTCAGTGTCAAGAAGGCAATCAACATATTTGTGAAAATAATTCGCCCGTAACCGCTGGAGGAAACGGATTTACTCCTGGTCACGCACATTTAGAAGGGTCTAAATGGAATAACCAACCAATAGAACGCTCTTTTAATATTGGTACGCTTGCAGAATACGCTTTGGTAAAAGAATCTGCTTGTGTAAAATTAAAAAGCGAAATGCCAATGCCATCCGCAAGTATTATTAGTTGTGGTGTAATGACAGGTTATGGTTCTGCTGTAAATACGGCGAAAGTTACTGCGGGAAGTTCTGCCGTAATTTTAGGAACTGGAGGTGTAGGTTTAAACGTAATTCAAGGTGCTAGAATATCTGGAGCAGCAAAAATAATTGCAATTGATATTAATGCAGAACGTTTAGAAATGGCGAAACAATTTGGAGCAACGCATACTATTTTAGCAGATAAAAATGATGTTGGATTGATGCAAGCATCAGAAGAAGTAAAGAAATTAACAGAAGGAAGAGGTGCAGATTACGCTTTTGAGTGTACTGCAATTCCTGCTTTAGGCGCTGCGCCATTGGCAATGATTAGAAATGCAGGAACTGCTGTTCAAGTTAGTGGTATTGAAGAAACTATATCAATAGATATGAATCTTTTTGAATGGGATAAAATTTACATCAATCCATTATATGGAAAATGTAGACCACAAATAGATTTCCCAAAATTGGTGAATTTATATGATAAAGGCGATTTATTATTAGATGAAATGATTACCAGAACATATCCTTTAGAAGATTTACAACAGGCTTTTGATGATATGTTAGCGGGTAAAAATGCAAAAGGAGTTATTGTTTTTGATTAA